A single genomic interval of Blastopirellula marina harbors:
- a CDS encoding acyl-CoA thioesterase: MSQSFQTTRRVEFRDTDAAGIVHFSAFLIYMEQAEHEFLRSLGLSVHHQLEDASMSWPRVSVHCDFRSPAKFEQVLDVSLSIDQLGSRSVTYRLRFEHEGKRLAEGTITAVCCQVRPGVPPKSMDIPGWFKEKLLPFVDQTPPT, translated from the coding sequence ATGTCGCAATCGTTTCAGACCACGCGCCGCGTCGAATTTCGAGATACCGATGCCGCTGGAATCGTTCATTTCTCGGCGTTCTTGATTTACATGGAACAGGCCGAGCACGAATTCCTGCGATCGCTGGGGCTCAGCGTGCACCACCAGTTGGAAGACGCGTCGATGAGCTGGCCCAGGGTTTCGGTCCATTGCGACTTCCGCAGCCCTGCCAAGTTTGAACAGGTACTCGATGTTTCGCTTTCGATCGATCAGCTTGGCAGCCGCAGCGTGACCTATCGGCTCCGCTTCGAACACGAAGGAAAACGCCTGGCCGAAGGAACCATCACGGCCGTTTGCTGCCAGGTTCGTCCTGGCGTCCCGCCCAAAAGCATGGACATTCCCGGATGGTTCAAAGAGAAGTTGCTCCCCTTCGTTGACCAGACCCCACCAACCTGA
- a CDS encoding ABC transporter ATP-binding protein produces MADLEIENLSKEYPTRAESLKVLKDISLELSQGDSAAILGPSGCGKSTLLYCIGTLDTPTSGSVKLNGQSPFALSETDLAKFRSQNIGFIFQDHHLLPQLTVLENVLVPTLAEGSATPKQIERARMLIERVGLSQRIEHRSAELSGGERQRVAVARSLIHEPLLLLADEPTGNLDKTNAEVIGNLLLELQKEEGTILIVVTHSQELAEIFQRRYQLDDGKLQLQNATTQA; encoded by the coding sequence ATGGCGGACCTGGAAATCGAGAACCTGTCGAAGGAGTACCCCACGCGAGCCGAATCGCTGAAGGTGCTCAAAGACATTTCGCTGGAGCTTTCTCAAGGGGATAGTGCGGCAATCCTTGGCCCCAGCGGCTGCGGCAAAAGCACCTTGCTCTACTGCATTGGCACGCTCGACACACCTACTTCTGGCAGCGTGAAACTGAACGGCCAATCCCCCTTTGCACTGAGCGAGACCGACTTGGCCAAGTTTCGCAGCCAGAACATCGGCTTCATCTTTCAGGACCATCATCTGCTGCCACAGCTAACCGTTTTAGAGAATGTCCTCGTTCCGACACTCGCCGAAGGGAGTGCGACACCTAAGCAAATCGAGCGTGCTCGCATGCTGATCGAGCGAGTTGGGCTATCGCAGCGGATCGAACATCGCTCAGCGGAACTTTCCGGTGGTGAACGTCAACGCGTGGCAGTCGCCCGCAGCTTGATTCACGAGCCACTACTACTGCTGGCCGACGAACCGACCGGCAACCTCGACAAGACCAACGCCGAAGTGATCGGCAATCTACTGCTGGAACTTCAAAAGGAAGAAGGCACGATCCTGATCGTCGTAACCCATAGCCAAGAGCTGGCCGAGATCTTCCAGCGACGTTACCAACTGGACGATGGGAAGCTGCAACTGCAAAACGCAACCACTCAGGCCTAA
- the lexA gene encoding transcriptional repressor LexA: MASSQSATDQLTKRQCDVFYFIREKIQTRGYGPTVREIGEAFEISSPNGVVCHLKALERKGLISREKNMSRAIQLRAEVEEEVGLPLAGRIAAGVLHEAIGQDERVDFGTMFNRHDHFVLEVSGDSMTEAHIDDGDYVVVKQQDSARAGDIVVAETDDGDATLKYWFPEKNRIRLQPANSSMEPIYVKNAKVRGVVIGVVRKF; this comes from the coding sequence ATGGCAAGTTCCCAATCGGCGACCGACCAATTAACAAAACGTCAGTGCGACGTTTTCTATTTCATTCGCGAAAAAATCCAAACGCGTGGCTACGGCCCCACGGTGCGCGAAATAGGCGAAGCGTTTGAGATTAGCTCGCCCAACGGCGTCGTCTGCCATTTGAAAGCCCTGGAACGCAAAGGGCTGATCTCACGTGAAAAGAACATGTCCCGGGCCATCCAACTTCGAGCCGAGGTCGAAGAAGAGGTCGGCTTACCTTTGGCTGGCCGAATTGCGGCAGGCGTCCTGCACGAAGCAATTGGTCAGGACGAACGGGTCGACTTCGGCACGATGTTCAATCGCCATGATCACTTCGTGTTGGAAGTCTCGGGCGACTCGATGACCGAGGCCCATATCGACGATGGCGACTACGTCGTAGTAAAGCAGCAAGATTCGGCTCGCGCCGGCGACATTGTCGTGGCGGAAACCGACGATGGCGATGCGACCCTTAAATATTGGTTCCCCGAAAAGAACCGTATTCGTCTACAGCCAGCCAACAGCAGCATGGAACCTATCTACGTCAAGAACGCCAAGGTACGCGGCGTAGTGATT
- the rpsR gene encoding 30S ribosomal protein S18, whose product MRPANRSKARKRAKTKARVSKKDPIFVDGKRPRPMFVDYKDVELLKKLTNRHGRIVGRRKSGCTAVSQHAVTQAIKRARFMALLAYVKD is encoded by the coding sequence ATGAGACCAGCCAACCGCTCCAAAGCTCGCAAGCGTGCCAAGACCAAAGCCCGTGTATCCAAAAAGGATCCGATTTTCGTCGATGGCAAACGTCCGCGCCCGATGTTCGTGGACTACAAGGACGTGGAGCTGTTGAAGAAGCTGACCAATCGCCATGGTCGTATCGTCGGTCGTCGCAAGAGCGGCTGCACCGCGGTCAGCCAGCACGCCGTGACCCAAGCGATCAAGCGTGCCCGCTTCATGGCCCTGTTGGCTTACGTCAAAGACTAG
- a CDS encoding Flp family type IVb pilin, whose protein sequence is MLPKICKFLQSEDGPTSVEYAIMLAMILMAVIGSITFIGMLTQGSFNFSKTEIERTFPDLGV, encoded by the coding sequence ATGCTCCCCAAAATCTGCAAATTCCTCCAATCGGAGGACGGTCCCACCTCCGTAGAATACGCCATCATGCTGGCCATGATCTTAATGGCTGTCATCGGCTCGATTACGTTCATCGGCATGCTGACGCAAGGCAGTTTTAATTTCTCCAAGACCGAAATCGAACGAACCTTCCCTGACTTAGGTGTTTGA
- a CDS encoding prenyltransferase/squalene oxidase repeat-containing protein: protein MLSYHEQLTLRLAAGIGELDEAVRTRHIEFLLGKQQPDGGFAGREGASDLYYTSFGLRSLAILGELHGEVAQRSAEFLQTKLSGHESVVDFLSLIYGAKLLETAAGIDLFAQAPEGWQQTVAETLNSLRRDDGGYAKGPEGMASSTYHTFLVLLCLQLIEQPIPDPQSMVKFLLSQESEEGGFREIRASKRAGTNPTAAAIGALRILDALTEEIIEGTLDFLVEMQNDEGGLRANTRIPIADVLSTFTGMLTLTDLAAFDEIDQDAALRYVRSLEQPNGGFFGAAWDEVADVEYTFYGLGSLALLHTPSDFQLD from the coding sequence ATGCTTTCTTACCACGAACAACTTACCCTTCGCCTAGCCGCCGGAATCGGTGAACTGGACGAAGCAGTCCGCACTCGGCATATCGAGTTCCTGCTGGGCAAGCAGCAGCCTGATGGGGGCTTTGCTGGAAGAGAAGGCGCAAGCGACCTCTATTACACCAGCTTTGGCCTACGTAGCTTGGCGATCCTTGGGGAACTGCATGGAGAAGTTGCCCAGCGTAGTGCCGAGTTCCTTCAAACCAAGCTATCGGGGCACGAATCGGTCGTCGACTTCCTTTCGCTGATCTACGGAGCCAAACTGCTGGAAACGGCAGCCGGGATCGACCTCTTTGCTCAAGCTCCGGAGGGCTGGCAGCAAACCGTTGCCGAAACCTTGAATAGCTTACGGCGTGACGACGGCGGTTATGCTAAGGGCCCCGAAGGAATGGCCAGCAGCACGTACCACACGTTCCTGGTGCTGTTATGCTTACAACTGATTGAACAACCGATCCCTGATCCGCAGTCGATGGTCAAGTTCCTGCTTTCGCAAGAGTCGGAAGAAGGAGGCTTTCGCGAGATTCGCGCCAGCAAACGGGCCGGTACCAATCCAACCGCTGCCGCAATCGGCGCACTGCGAATTCTAGATGCCCTGACGGAAGAGATCATCGAAGGAACTCTCGACTTTTTGGTCGAGATGCAGAACGATGAAGGGGGACTGCGGGCCAACACCCGAATACCGATTGCCGATGTGCTAAGCACATTCACTGGTATGCTCACCCTGACTGACCTGGCGGCATTCGACGAGATCGACCAAGACGCAGCCCTGCGATATGTTCGTAGTCTCGAACAACCCAACGGCGGCTTCTTCGGTGCGGCCTGGGATGAGGTTGCAGACGTGGAATACACGTTTTATGGTTTGGGTAGCCTCGCCCTATTGCACACCCCAAGCGACTTCCAACTGGATTAA
- the nagB gene encoding glucosamine-6-phosphate deaminase: MTERTADRPVMSIQSTALPCSVFSSSEALSRHVAEIVATIIRERQAQKATAVLGLPTGSTPMGVYRELVRMHQEEGLDLSNVITFNLDEYYGLKPTQLQSYHRQMHEVFFQHVNIASENIHIPDGMIPLDEVDAYCDDYEAKIREAGGIDLMLLGIGSNGHIGFNEPFSIHNSRTRLCTLDPITRRGAASDFFHEENVPHQAITMGLGTILEARKILLLALGQGKSSVIRELLEGPVTNRVPATCLQDHRDTSVFIDSAAGIKLTAVDTPWVEHEVEWDQVMIKRAVLWLCEQAGKSLLKLDDDDFRKFNLHQLLRHHGPAPSLAHRVFRWMMDTIEYHPAGKEKKKAICFSPHPDDDVISMGGTLIRLIDDGHEAHVAYMTSGNIAVFDHDAQRFADFVTQYNRLFGIDEHKSAEVEGQVVESLKGKPPGEPDIEAVLTIKGLIRRSEAIAGALKAGCQEEHLHFLDLPFYRTGKVAKNPLGPEDVQIVKELILKVQPDQVYIAGDLSDPHGTHRVCAMAIFNALLEIEAETGSRPEALLYRGAWQEYPLHEIEICVPLSPNDMFKKRQAIFMHESQKDSALFPGTDPREFWERAEDRNIGTADSYNRIGLPEYFAMEAFVRWNGQPL; this comes from the coding sequence ATGACTGAACGAACCGCTGATCGACCTGTGATGTCGATCCAGTCAACTGCTTTGCCATGCTCTGTTTTTTCCTCCAGCGAAGCTCTTTCCCGCCACGTCGCTGAAATCGTTGCCACGATTATTCGTGAACGACAGGCCCAAAAGGCCACTGCCGTGCTGGGGCTTCCAACCGGTTCCACGCCCATGGGCGTCTATCGAGAACTGGTTCGCATGCATCAGGAAGAAGGGTTGGATCTCTCCAACGTCATTACCTTCAACCTGGACGAATACTACGGTCTCAAACCCACGCAGCTGCAAAGTTACCATCGGCAAATGCACGAGGTCTTCTTTCAGCATGTGAATATCGCTTCAGAGAATATTCACATCCCCGACGGTATGATTCCGTTAGATGAAGTCGACGCCTACTGCGACGACTACGAAGCCAAGATCCGCGAAGCTGGCGGCATCGATTTGATGTTGCTGGGGATTGGCTCGAATGGACACATTGGCTTCAACGAGCCCTTCAGTATCCATAACAGCCGAACGCGACTGTGCACGTTGGATCCAATCACCCGCCGTGGTGCTGCGTCCGACTTCTTTCACGAAGAAAACGTCCCGCATCAAGCGATCACGATGGGGCTGGGCACCATCCTGGAAGCCCGCAAGATCTTGTTGTTGGCTCTTGGCCAAGGCAAGTCGTCTGTCATTCGCGAGTTGCTCGAAGGCCCGGTTACCAACCGTGTTCCGGCGACCTGCTTGCAGGATCATCGCGACACATCGGTGTTCATCGATTCGGCAGCCGGTATCAAGCTGACCGCTGTCGATACCCCTTGGGTCGAGCACGAGGTCGAGTGGGATCAGGTGATGATCAAACGGGCTGTGCTGTGGTTGTGCGAGCAGGCTGGCAAGTCGCTGCTGAAGCTCGACGACGATGACTTCCGCAAGTTCAATTTGCATCAGCTATTGCGTCACCATGGACCGGCACCGAGCCTGGCTCACCGCGTGTTTCGCTGGATGATGGATACCATCGAGTATCACCCAGCCGGTAAAGAAAAGAAGAAAGCGATTTGCTTTAGTCCTCACCCGGACGACGACGTGATCAGCATGGGCGGTACGCTCATTCGCCTAATCGACGACGGCCACGAAGCTCACGTCGCCTACATGACGAGCGGTAATATCGCCGTGTTCGATCATGATGCTCAGCGATTTGCCGACTTCGTTACTCAGTACAATCGCCTGTTTGGCATCGACGAGCACAAGTCCGCTGAAGTCGAAGGTCAAGTGGTCGAATCGCTGAAGGGTAAACCACCCGGCGAGCCCGATATCGAAGCTGTGCTGACGATTAAAGGTTTGATTCGTCGCAGTGAAGCCATTGCCGGGGCTTTGAAGGCTGGCTGTCAGGAAGAACACCTACACTTCCTCGATCTACCGTTCTATCGCACGGGTAAGGTCGCCAAGAACCCACTCGGCCCTGAAGACGTGCAGATCGTCAAAGAGTTAATCCTGAAGGTTCAACCCGACCAGGTATATATCGCGGGCGATCTTTCCGATCCGCACGGCACCCACCGTGTATGTGCGATGGCTATCTTCAACGCACTCTTGGAAATTGAAGCCGAAACCGGAAGTCGCCCGGAAGCCCTGCTTTATCGCGGTGCCTGGCAAGAATACCCGCTGCACGAGATCGAAATCTGCGTGCCACTTTCGCCGAACGACATGTTCAAGAAGCGACAGGCGATTTTCATGCACGAAAGCCAGAAGGATAGTGCGTTGTTCCCCGGAACCGACCCACGCGAATTCTGGGAACGTGCTGAAGACCGTAATATCGGAACGGCCGATTCCTACAATAGGATTGGTCTGCCTGAATACTTCGCGATGGAAGCATTCGTTCGCTGGAACGGTCAACCACTCTAA
- a CDS encoding PVC-type heme-binding CxxCH protein produces MRRNKTFSSIMRFAVGVFAVAMCLNHAASTSANAADTQPGEGRISILFLGDNGHHQPAKRFVELQPALEDRGIDLKYTDSLKDINPETLAKFDGLMIYANTEQIDPATEQAMIDYVEQGHGLIPLHCASYCFLNSPKYIALVGAQFQRHGTGTFRTKIAESQHPIMKGFDGFESWDETYVHTKHNEKNRTVLTYRVGNNEKEPWTWVREQGKGRVFYTAWGHDARTWTNPGFQNLVERGVRWAVGQDPAVAPNFPPEQPGLVTAFDRPMGVPEMQKPNTDVKPFDYVDVGAKIPNYTAGARWGTQEEPMSLMQKPLAPEESKKHLVLPEGFEAKLFASEEIFDGGKPIFMTWDAKGRLWMCMTLDYPNELHSRGPGRDRIVVCEDTDGDLQADKVTTFAEGLSIPTSIAFHDGGLIVQNGTETIFLKDTNGDDVADEKKVIFTGWNMRDTHGGVSNFQYGHDNWIWAMQGYNDSHVVVQGEEQPGFRNGFFRFKPDGSKLEFIRSTDNNTWGLGISEEGIIFGSTANGCPSVYMPIPNRYYERVRGWTASLTLHSMADTNDFHAITEKVRQVDHHGGYTAGAGHSLYTARNYPEPFWNRVAFVNGPTGHLTGAFVISRHGSDFSSTNAFNLVASDDEWTAPIQAEVGPDGNVWVLDWYNYIVQHNPTPHGFQTGKGAAYETDLRDKRHGRIYRIVYTGEGAKEDKGWKLDLTKASPEELVATLQNDNLLWRRHAQQLLVERGKTDVVPALINLISDNAIDSVGLNVGAIHALWTLDGLGALEDPNSDAAQAVYASLEHKAPGVRRNAVQVLPSSPESTAAILNSGVLNDDDPQVRLMALLALADLPASDAAGTELLAMIAKQENFRDRWIPDAATAAAAQQGASFLKAVAKSKKVDDAMLKLVAIVTEHYARSGPTDTVADLIPSIQDAQPQIADAIVNGLSSGWPKEDKPEITDELDQSLAALAEKLPPSTKGKLIRLAVNWGSDRLASQLKELVETSLERLEEGDLSPRETQQLAREIVQLNVKTDPPVEVELLNLIGPQTSADVTRALFVALATSENDELGSHVLEVLPTLTPAARKDAIGLLLGRPAWTSELLGAMDAGEIQLNELALDQRQALSQHPDSQIRKRAEALFMRGGALPNADRQKVIEELWSTTEAKGDPAAGKLVFKRECSKCHVHSGEGSKIGPDLTGMAVHPKTQLLTEILDPNRSVESNYRTYMVATMDGRVMSGLLASESRTAIELIDAEGKKQSILREDIDELRGTPQSLMPVGFEKQIKPEEFTDLLAFLTKRGKYVPLPLEKVATVVSTEGMFNSKASPAERMAFDEWSPKTVDGVPFQLVDPEGTKKPNVVLLNGPQGNIPPKMPKQVSLPCNMPVKAVHILGGVAGWASPYGQNGSTSMIVRLTYEDGTVEDHPLKNGVQIADYIRRVDVPESKFAFDLQGRQVRYLAVHPERAEMIKSIDLVKGNDQTAPVVMAVTVEAPE; encoded by the coding sequence ATGCGTCGCAACAAGACATTCTCTTCGATCATGCGGTTTGCCGTCGGCGTTTTCGCCGTGGCAATGTGCTTGAACCATGCCGCGTCGACTTCAGCCAACGCAGCCGATACGCAACCTGGTGAAGGACGAATTTCGATCCTATTCCTGGGGGATAACGGCCACCACCAACCCGCCAAGCGGTTCGTGGAACTTCAGCCGGCACTGGAAGATCGGGGCATCGATCTGAAATACACCGATTCGCTGAAGGATATCAATCCTGAAACGCTCGCGAAGTTTGACGGCCTGATGATCTATGCCAACACCGAGCAAATCGATCCCGCCACCGAACAGGCCATGATCGATTACGTCGAGCAAGGTCACGGACTGATCCCGCTGCACTGTGCATCGTACTGCTTCTTGAACTCGCCGAAGTACATCGCCTTGGTGGGGGCTCAGTTCCAACGTCACGGCACCGGTACTTTCCGCACAAAGATCGCCGAGTCGCAGCATCCAATCATGAAGGGGTTCGACGGTTTTGAAAGCTGGGACGAAACTTACGTCCACACCAAGCACAACGAAAAGAACCGCACCGTGCTGACCTACCGTGTGGGCAACAACGAAAAAGAACCTTGGACGTGGGTTCGTGAACAAGGCAAAGGCCGCGTCTTCTACACCGCATGGGGACATGACGCACGGACATGGACCAACCCTGGATTCCAAAATCTGGTAGAGCGCGGCGTTCGTTGGGCCGTCGGTCAAGATCCGGCCGTCGCTCCGAACTTCCCGCCAGAGCAACCTGGCCTGGTGACCGCCTTCGATCGACCAATGGGCGTGCCTGAAATGCAGAAGCCAAACACTGACGTTAAACCCTTCGACTACGTCGACGTTGGTGCGAAGATCCCGAACTATACTGCCGGTGCTCGCTGGGGAACCCAGGAAGAACCGATGAGCTTGATGCAGAAGCCGCTCGCTCCGGAAGAATCAAAGAAGCATTTGGTGCTGCCGGAAGGTTTTGAAGCTAAGCTTTTCGCTTCGGAAGAGATCTTCGATGGCGGCAAGCCGATTTTCATGACCTGGGACGCCAAGGGGCGTTTGTGGATGTGCATGACGCTCGACTACCCGAACGAACTGCACAGCCGCGGTCCCGGCCGCGACCGCATCGTCGTCTGCGAAGACACCGATGGCGACTTGCAAGCCGACAAGGTGACGACGTTTGCTGAAGGCCTGAGCATTCCGACCAGCATCGCCTTCCACGACGGTGGCTTGATCGTGCAAAACGGCACCGAGACGATCTTCCTGAAAGACACCAACGGCGACGACGTTGCCGACGAGAAGAAGGTGATCTTCACCGGTTGGAACATGCGTGACACGCACGGCGGTGTGAGCAACTTCCAATACGGTCACGACAACTGGATCTGGGCGATGCAGGGTTACAACGACTCGCATGTCGTCGTTCAAGGCGAAGAACAGCCAGGCTTCCGTAACGGCTTCTTCCGCTTCAAGCCAGACGGCAGCAAGCTGGAGTTCATTCGTTCAACTGACAACAACACATGGGGCTTAGGAATTAGCGAAGAAGGAATCATCTTCGGCTCGACCGCCAACGGTTGCCCAAGCGTTTACATGCCGATTCCGAATCGCTACTACGAACGTGTTCGCGGTTGGACTGCCAGCTTAACGCTGCACTCGATGGCCGACACCAATGACTTTCACGCGATCACCGAAAAGGTTCGTCAGGTTGACCATCATGGTGGTTACACGGCTGGTGCTGGGCATTCGCTCTATACCGCTCGTAATTATCCCGAACCGTTCTGGAATCGTGTTGCTTTCGTGAACGGCCCGACTGGTCACCTTACCGGTGCGTTCGTGATTTCCCGTCACGGCAGTGATTTCTCGTCCACCAACGCCTTTAACCTAGTCGCTTCGGACGATGAATGGACCGCCCCCATCCAAGCCGAAGTTGGCCCCGACGGCAACGTCTGGGTGCTCGACTGGTACAACTACATCGTGCAGCACAATCCGACGCCGCACGGCTTCCAGACGGGCAAAGGCGCAGCTTACGAGACCGACCTACGTGACAAACGCCATGGTCGCATCTACCGCATTGTCTATACCGGCGAAGGTGCCAAAGAAGACAAAGGCTGGAAGCTTGATCTAACGAAAGCTTCGCCCGAAGAACTGGTAGCAACGCTGCAGAACGACAACCTCCTGTGGCGTCGCCATGCTCAGCAATTGCTAGTCGAACGTGGCAAGACCGATGTCGTGCCAGCATTGATCAACCTGATCAGCGACAACGCAATTGACTCGGTTGGTTTGAACGTGGGAGCAATTCATGCACTGTGGACCCTCGACGGTCTAGGTGCTCTGGAAGATCCGAATAGCGATGCGGCTCAAGCAGTTTACGCTTCGCTTGAGCATAAGGCGCCTGGCGTTCGTCGGAACGCGGTTCAGGTCCTGCCTTCCTCGCCGGAAAGCACCGCGGCGATCTTGAACAGTGGCGTGCTCAACGATGACGATCCGCAAGTTCGCTTGATGGCGTTGTTGGCCTTGGCCGATCTACCTGCCAGCGACGCCGCCGGCACCGAGCTGTTGGCCATGATTGCTAAGCAAGAGAATTTCCGTGATCGCTGGATCCCAGATGCCGCAACGGCCGCAGCTGCCCAGCAAGGAGCCAGCTTCCTCAAAGCGGTTGCTAAGTCAAAAAAGGTGGACGATGCCATGCTGAAGCTGGTGGCGATCGTGACCGAGCACTATGCACGTAGCGGCCCAACCGACACCGTGGCCGATCTGATTCCGTCGATTCAGGACGCCCAGCCACAGATCGCCGACGCGATTGTCAACGGTTTATCGAGTGGTTGGCCGAAGGAAGACAAGCCAGAAATCACCGACGAACTCGATCAGTCACTCGCCGCATTGGCCGAAAAGCTTCCTCCTTCCACCAAGGGTAAGCTGATCCGCTTGGCCGTGAACTGGGGCAGCGATCGTCTGGCTTCGCAGCTCAAGGAACTGGTCGAGACCTCGCTGGAGCGTCTGGAAGAAGGAGATTTAAGCCCACGTGAAACACAGCAGTTGGCTCGCGAGATCGTTCAATTGAACGTGAAGACCGATCCTCCCGTTGAAGTGGAACTGCTAAACCTGATCGGCCCTCAAACCTCGGCCGATGTTACTCGTGCCCTCTTCGTCGCACTGGCCACGAGCGAAAACGACGAACTCGGTTCGCACGTGCTGGAAGTCCTTCCAACCCTGACGCCAGCCGCCCGAAAGGATGCGATTGGCCTGCTGCTGGGACGTCCGGCTTGGACCAGCGAACTACTGGGCGCCATGGATGCAGGCGAAATCCAACTCAACGAGTTGGCACTCGACCAACGTCAGGCCCTTTCGCAACATCCAGACTCGCAGATTCGTAAGCGTGCTGAAGCACTCTTCATGCGAGGTGGTGCTTTGCCGAACGCCGACCGTCAGAAGGTGATCGAAGAACTGTGGTCAACGACCGAAGCGAAGGGTGACCCGGCCGCTGGCAAACTCGTCTTCAAGCGAGAATGCTCGAAGTGCCACGTCCACAGCGGCGAAGGTTCGAAGATCGGCCCCGACCTGACCGGTATGGCCGTTCATCCGAAGACGCAGTTGTTGACCGAAATCCTCGATCCCAACCGTAGCGTTGAATCGAACTACCGCACCTACATGGTAGCTACGATGGATGGCCGCGTGATGAGCGGACTGTTGGCTTCTGAAAGTCGCACGGCAATCGAGCTGATCGACGCCGAAGGTAAAAAGCAATCGATTCTGCGAGAAGACATCGACGAACTGCGTGGTACGCCTCAATCGCTGATGCCGGTTGGCTTCGAGAAGCAGATTAAACCGGAAGAGTTCACCGACCTGCTGGCCTTCCTTACCAAGCGTGGCAAGTACGTGCCACTTCCGCTCGAGAAGGTCGCCACAGTCGTTAGCACCGAAGGGATGTTCAACTCGAAGGCCTCGCCGGCCGAACGGATGGCCTTTGACGAATGGTCACCAAAGACGGTTGATGGGGTTCCGTTCCAGCTGGTCGATCCAGAAGGAACCAAGAAGCCGAACGTCGTTCTGTTGAACGGTCCTCAGGGGAACATTCCTCCGAAGATGCCGAAACAGGTGTCCCTTCCTTGTAACATGCCGGTTAAGGCTGTGCATATCTTGGGTGGCGTCGCTGGCTGGGCATCTCCTTACGGTCAGAACGGTTCGACCTCGATGATCGTTCGTCTGACGTACGAAGACGGCACCGTCGAGGATCACCCCCTCAAAAACGGGGTCCAGATCGCCGACTATATCCGACGCGTCGACGTGCCAGAATCGAAGTTCGCTTTCGATCTGCAAGGGCGTCAGGTTCGCTACCTAGCCGTTCACCCAGAGCGGGCCGAGATGATCAAGTCGATCGATCTGGTGAAAGGCAACGATCAGACGGCCCCCGTCGTCATGGCAGTGACCGTGGAAGCTCCGGAGTAA
- a CDS encoding helix-turn-helix transcriptional regulator, producing the protein MNPVQKALWFVEGHLQNDLSLESIAAACHVSPYHLTRAFAATMGLSLMRYVRARRLSEAAQRLAAGADDILTIALDYQYGSHEAFTRAFRERFERTPEQVRAQGYLAELSLKD; encoded by the coding sequence ATGAATCCCGTTCAGAAAGCGTTATGGTTTGTGGAAGGCCACCTTCAAAATGACTTGTCGCTCGAATCAATCGCCGCGGCTTGCCACGTTTCCCCTTACCATCTCACCAGGGCCTTTGCGGCGACGATGGGTCTCTCCCTGATGCGTTATGTGCGGGCTCGGCGGCTGAGCGAAGCAGCTCAACGGCTGGCCGCCGGAGCAGACGACATCCTCACGATCGCGCTCGACTATCAGTATGGATCGCACGAAGCGTTTACGCGTGCCTTCCGCGAGCGATTCGAGAGAACGCCAGAGCAAGTCCGAGCCCAAGGATACCTTGCAGAACTCTCACTAAAAGATTGA